In a genomic window of Halobiforma lacisalsi AJ5:
- the aglM gene encoding UDP-glucose 6-dehydrogenase AglM yields MNVSIVGSGYVGTTVAACLADLDHDVVNVEIDEEIVETINAGEAPIHESGLEPRIAEHASDSLRATTDYAEVRETDVTLLCLPTPQSEDGSLDLAPMRAGAEMLGEALTEKDDDHLVVVKSTVLPGTTEEVVAPILADESGTPIGEGIEVAMNPEFLRMGTAVGDFLEPDKVVLGTRTDEAAETLRELYAPILANDDTHLVETAVREAELIKYANNAFLASKVSLVNELGNIAKEYGADAYEVLEAVGLDDRISERFMRSGLGWGGSCFPKDVAALRAGAREQGYEPELLDAAVAVNDEQPTRLVSLLADHVDLEGARIAVLGLSFKPGTDDVRKSRALDVLEHLENRGASVVAYDPVATDNVREKYPDADLEFAGSPEAALEGADGAVVATDWPEFDDLDREFEGMAQRVLVDGRRIDVDRDALEVYEGLTW; encoded by the coding sequence ATGAACGTCTCCATCGTCGGCAGCGGGTACGTCGGAACCACCGTCGCCGCCTGTCTCGCCGACCTCGACCACGACGTCGTCAACGTCGAGATCGACGAAGAAATCGTCGAAACGATCAACGCGGGGGAGGCCCCGATCCACGAGTCGGGCCTCGAGCCCCGCATCGCCGAGCACGCGAGCGACTCGCTGCGCGCGACGACGGACTACGCCGAAGTCCGGGAGACGGACGTCACGCTCCTCTGTCTCCCGACGCCCCAGAGCGAGGACGGCAGTCTCGATCTCGCGCCGATGCGGGCCGGTGCGGAGATGCTCGGCGAGGCCCTCACCGAAAAAGACGACGACCACCTCGTCGTGGTCAAGAGTACGGTCCTCCCCGGCACCACGGAGGAGGTCGTCGCACCGATCCTCGCCGACGAATCGGGCACCCCGATCGGCGAGGGGATCGAGGTCGCGATGAACCCCGAGTTCCTCCGGATGGGGACCGCGGTGGGCGACTTCCTCGAGCCGGACAAGGTCGTGCTCGGAACCCGAACGGACGAGGCGGCCGAAACCCTCCGGGAGCTTTACGCGCCCATTCTCGCAAACGACGACACCCACCTCGTCGAGACAGCCGTCCGCGAGGCGGAGCTCATCAAGTACGCGAACAACGCGTTCCTCGCGTCGAAGGTCTCGCTGGTCAACGAACTCGGGAACATCGCGAAGGAGTACGGCGCCGACGCCTACGAGGTGCTCGAGGCGGTCGGCCTCGACGACCGGATCTCCGAGCGGTTCATGCGCTCGGGGCTGGGCTGGGGCGGGTCCTGCTTCCCGAAGGACGTCGCGGCGCTGCGGGCGGGCGCTCGCGAGCAGGGGTACGAGCCCGAACTGCTGGACGCCGCCGTCGCGGTCAACGACGAGCAGCCGACTCGGCTCGTCTCCCTGCTGGCCGACCACGTCGACCTCGAGGGTGCCCGCATCGCCGTCCTCGGCCTCTCGTTCAAGCCGGGGACGGACGACGTCCGGAAGTCCCGCGCACTCGACGTCCTCGAGCACCTCGAGAACCGAGGCGCGTCGGTCGTCGCTTACGATCCCGTCGCCACGGACAACGTCCGCGAGAAGTATCCCGACGCCGACCTCGAGTTCGCCGGGTCCCCCGAAGCCGCCCTCGAGGGGGCCGACGGGGCCGTCGTCGCGACCGACTGGCCGGAGTTCGACGACCTCGATCGCGAGTTCGAGGGGATGGCCCAGCGGGTCCTGGTCGACGGGCGCCGGATCGACGTCGATCGGGACGCCCTCGAGGTGTACGAGGGGCTGACCTGGTAG
- a CDS encoding sulfatase, whose translation MSDLPNVLLVILDSARAKNMGVYGYDRETTPFLDGFAEAATLYQQARSPSIHSIASHVSMFTGYHVEEHRAIHHDSQIDLEETIWRELSGDHDYSTGLFTPNRIISHASNLAEAFEFTEIADVQTSHKRRKKLFQDAYGPRDTKAHLSVFGNFQRSLKNDQPLRSLCNCGWEGFRKLETKVKRIDDNKTISGDRFIERFLEWEKDQSGQWAACLNLMDTHSPYLPDPQYNRWGDKSTLKMQNGKTIPSGDLLTGVRSWDELRALEALYDGSIFQVDQQLKTLFNQLSEDGELENTLVIVTSDHGEGFGERSRLTPEIKIPGHNWGIHEVLTHVPLIVKYPGQKDGKSVSETASLTNIPDVIRAVLSSSSEKDQFTKDDLVLSSTYRMLDRNTNKFPTIDNINNFTGPWRAVYENNKNGVKKYAQHKGQSVTVSIESPFEQEVVEEHTPRPVNEIYDALHPAGIGEDNDSVGLTDELEDHLKDLGYIR comes from the coding sequence ATGAGTGATTTGCCGAACGTTCTCTTGGTGATTTTAGATAGCGCTCGAGCCAAGAACATGGGGGTGTACGGTTATGACCGTGAGACGACTCCGTTTTTGGACGGATTTGCGGAAGCGGCGACTCTCTATCAGCAAGCACGTTCCCCGAGCATTCACAGCATCGCGAGCCACGTGAGTATGTTTACTGGATATCACGTAGAGGAACATCGGGCGATACACCACGATTCGCAAATTGATTTAGAGGAGACCATCTGGAGAGAATTAAGCGGCGACCACGATTACAGTACCGGACTGTTCACACCGAATCGCATAATCTCGCATGCGTCTAACTTAGCGGAGGCGTTCGAGTTCACCGAGATAGCTGACGTTCAGACTTCGCATAAGCGTCGTAAAAAACTCTTCCAGGACGCGTACGGACCACGGGACACCAAAGCCCATCTTTCGGTTTTTGGTAATTTTCAGCGGAGTTTAAAAAATGACCAACCACTTCGATCTCTTTGTAACTGCGGGTGGGAAGGATTTCGCAAACTGGAAACAAAAGTAAAACGGATAGACGACAACAAAACGATTTCTGGTGACCGGTTTATCGAGCGTTTCTTGGAGTGGGAAAAGGACCAGTCCGGACAATGGGCTGCCTGTTTGAATCTTATGGACACTCACAGTCCATACCTTCCCGACCCGCAATATAATCGCTGGGGGGACAAGTCAACGCTCAAGATGCAGAACGGAAAGACGATCCCGAGTGGTGATCTGTTAACAGGGGTTCGTAGTTGGGATGAATTGCGGGCATTGGAAGCGTTGTACGATGGATCTATCTTTCAGGTTGACCAACAATTAAAAACACTTTTCAACCAATTATCAGAAGATGGTGAACTGGAGAACACGCTCGTGATTGTAACGAGCGACCACGGTGAGGGTTTTGGTGAAAGAAGCAGACTTACTCCCGAAATCAAGATCCCGGGCCATAATTGGGGGATCCATGAGGTCCTTACTCATGTTCCGCTTATTGTTAAATATCCTGGTCAGAAGGACGGAAAATCCGTCTCTGAAACGGCATCACTCACGAATATTCCGGACGTGATTCGGGCCGTACTGTCTTCTTCGAGTGAGAAAGATCAATTCACAAAGGACGACCTTGTTCTGTCATCAACATATAGAATGTTAGATAGAAATACGAATAAGTTCCCAACAATTGATAATATAAATAATTTCACTGGTCCCTGGCGAGCAGTTTATGAAAATAATAAAAATGGTGTAAAAAAGTATGCTCAGCACAAAGGCCAATCGGTCACGGTATCTATTGAGTCTCCATTTGAACAGGAAGTCGTTGAAGAACATACGCCAAGACCAGTCAACGAAATATATGATGCCTTGCACCCTGCGGGAATAGGTGAGGACAATGATTCAGTTGGACTCACCGACGAACTAGAAGATCACTTGAAGGATTTGGGGTATATTCGATAA
- a CDS encoding DUF5789 family protein: protein MGVRPPSNGDDDEPESVEFGIAAVDARLKDADLSFPATRDDVAAELGTARIPYDVHGNDVSLGEMLSEVDSEEFRSRQQLLNELHEPFEEYRRQHSGGVFQQMRSMLPF, encoded by the coding sequence ATGGGAGTCCGGCCACCATCGAACGGAGACGACGACGAACCCGAGAGCGTCGAGTTCGGCATCGCCGCAGTCGACGCCCGGCTCAAGGACGCTGATCTCTCTTTTCCAGCCACCAGGGACGACGTCGCCGCCGAACTCGGCACCGCGCGCATCCCCTACGATGTCCACGGCAACGACGTCTCGCTGGGCGAAATGCTTTCGGAAGTCGACTCCGAAGAGTTCCGCTCGCGCCAGCAATTGCTGAACGAACTCCACGAGCCGTTCGAGGAATACCGTCGGCAACACTCCGGCGGCGTCTTTCAGCAGATGCGCTCGATGCTTCCGTTCTGA
- the aglJ gene encoding S-layer glycoprotein N-glycosyltransferase AglJ, translating into MENDGTLAHADRDGGGEVIAMSDTGTTREIASDEVCVLIPTLDEAATIGDVIDGFHEEGYGNVVVVDGGSEDDTQEIARDRGAQVLVQSGDGKGQAVREAVEYIDVPYVLMLDGDGTYDPADAERMLEPLSRGYEHVIGNRFADMDDDAMKALNGVGNRLINRSFRFIHGADYEDILSGYRAFTVDSFERLSLDSDGFTIETELAVECVKHGIDTTVVPISYSARPEDSETNLHPVKDGGTIILALYSLAKTNNPLFYFGSLGVTGIVTGALIATYVVWEWVQYGIGHEILALVSAAGILLGVQLLMFGVLSDLLVTLHREQRRRLERITRKSTASDSDGRQDREAEEGRTDPEIETETEADGGRGTDR; encoded by the coding sequence ATGGAGAATGACGGGACGCTCGCGCACGCGGATCGCGACGGCGGTGGGGAGGTCATCGCCATGAGCGATACCGGGACGACGCGCGAGATCGCGTCCGACGAGGTGTGCGTCCTCATTCCGACCCTCGACGAGGCGGCGACGATCGGCGACGTGATCGACGGCTTCCACGAGGAGGGCTACGGGAACGTCGTCGTCGTCGACGGCGGCTCCGAGGACGACACCCAGGAGATCGCCCGCGACCGCGGCGCACAGGTACTCGTCCAGTCAGGCGACGGGAAGGGACAGGCCGTCCGCGAGGCCGTCGAGTACATCGACGTCCCCTACGTCCTGATGCTCGACGGCGACGGTACCTACGACCCGGCGGACGCCGAGCGGATGCTCGAGCCGCTGTCCCGCGGCTACGAGCACGTGATCGGCAACCGGTTCGCAGATATGGACGACGACGCGATGAAGGCGCTGAACGGCGTCGGGAACCGGCTGATCAATCGCTCGTTCCGGTTCATCCACGGGGCCGACTACGAGGACATCCTCTCGGGCTACCGGGCGTTTACGGTCGACTCTTTCGAACGTCTCTCGCTCGATTCTGACGGCTTTACGATCGAGACCGAACTTGCCGTCGAGTGTGTGAAACACGGCATCGACACGACGGTCGTCCCGATCAGCTACAGTGCCCGACCGGAGGACTCCGAGACGAACCTTCACCCCGTGAAAGACGGCGGAACGATTATCCTGGCGCTGTACTCGCTGGCCAAGACCAACAACCCGCTCTTTTATTTCGGCAGCCTCGGGGTCACGGGCATCGTTACTGGCGCGCTCATCGCGACCTACGTCGTCTGGGAGTGGGTGCAGTACGGGATCGGCCACGAGATCCTGGCGCTCGTCTCCGCGGCCGGCATCCTGCTCGGCGTCCAGTTGCTAATGTTCGGCGTGCTCTCGGACCTGCTCGTCACCTTACACCGCGAACAGCGCCGTCGCCTCGAGCGGATCACGAGAAAGTCGACGGCAAGCGATAGCGATGGTCGGCAGGACCGCGAGGCGGAAGAAGGTCGAACCGACCCCGAAATCGAGACGGAGACCGAAGCCGACGGCGGCCGCGGGACCGACCGATAG
- a CDS encoding sulfatase family protein produces the protein MNILVVVVDALRVDRVGSYGGRSVTPTIDELAADGTIFENAYSTTNATDPALTSLQTGQYPRTHGVLNHGSHVSEMEKKRVEDTSTLPSVLNKRGFATGAFGRPLGRWHRRGFDRYPELTSAHWRLKSLEKAVSDILYSVHPSIGDVISGVYNSLTDRTGSDDENEIVEAFDSFLEDADRFYSLVHLMDTHTPYDVDENLVERYLERFEYENTPLTEIAERFPTGSITYNSLQPGGVVNQNNDQWRGHEVGIGTALARAQYDAAATEADRKIDSLLSVLRDRGMLEETLVLIVADHGESLGEHDIYFEHHGLYEATVRVPLIVRPPFDAVDRVSELVNITDIAPTVLDVLDDSKGSPTEFDADGRSLLPLLEGSDSDDTWDSREAILLEEANTQRFRGIRTQNWKYLRAVGDPACRYCERPHGAAEQLYDLTTDPNETENLVEDRSEQAAKLRAQLEELLSRYTHSENDPNASDNRRVEYDDEEEVLDRLESLGYR, from the coding sequence ATGAATATCCTCGTCGTCGTCGTTGATGCGCTTCGCGTCGACCGCGTCGGGAGTTACGGCGGGCGATCGGTCACACCGACTATTGACGAACTCGCTGCTGACGGAACAATCTTCGAGAATGCTTACAGTACGACGAATGCGACCGACCCGGCCTTAACATCACTTCAGACGGGTCAGTATCCGCGAACACATGGCGTACTCAACCACGGATCCCATGTGAGCGAGATGGAAAAAAAGCGTGTTGAAGACACATCGACGCTACCGTCAGTCCTTAATAAACGTGGATTCGCGACCGGTGCGTTCGGGCGACCACTCGGACGGTGGCACCGTCGCGGTTTCGATCGCTATCCGGAGTTGACTTCTGCTCACTGGCGGCTCAAGTCCTTGGAAAAGGCGGTTAGTGACATCCTTTATTCGGTCCATCCATCGATCGGAGACGTTATTTCCGGCGTATATAACAGTCTCACTGATCGAACTGGAAGCGACGACGAAAACGAAATCGTCGAAGCGTTCGATTCGTTTCTCGAAGACGCAGACCGGTTTTATTCACTGGTCCACCTGATGGATACGCATACACCGTATGACGTCGACGAAAACCTCGTCGAGCGATACTTGGAACGATTCGAATACGAGAATACGCCGCTAACTGAGATTGCCGAACGGTTTCCGACGGGATCGATCACCTATAACAGTCTGCAACCCGGTGGCGTAGTCAATCAGAACAACGACCAGTGGCGAGGCCACGAGGTTGGTATCGGTACAGCGCTCGCGCGAGCCCAGTATGACGCGGCGGCCACCGAAGCCGACCGGAAAATCGACTCACTTCTCTCCGTTCTCCGCGATCGGGGGATGCTTGAGGAAACGCTGGTCCTCATAGTAGCCGACCACGGCGAGTCGCTGGGCGAGCACGACATTTATTTCGAGCACCACGGCCTCTACGAGGCGACGGTTCGCGTCCCGCTGATCGTTCGTCCACCGTTCGATGCGGTCGATCGCGTCTCCGAACTTGTCAATATTACGGATATCGCACCGACCGTACTCGATGTATTAGACGACAGTAAGGGATCTCCAACTGAATTCGACGCAGATGGTCGATCGCTTCTCCCTCTCCTTGAGGGATCAGATAGTGACGATACGTGGGACTCCCGGGAAGCAATTTTGCTTGAAGAGGCGAACACACAGCGATTCCGCGGTATCAGAACCCAGAATTGGAAGTATCTGCGCGCAGTCGGTGATCCAGCGTGTCGATACTGTGAGCGTCCTCATGGTGCAGCCGAGCAATTGTACGATTTGACCACGGATCCAAACGAGACGGAGAATCTCGTCGAGGACCGGTCCGAACAGGCGGCCAAACTCCGGGCACAACTGGAAGAACTGCTCTCGCGGTACACTCACTCCGAAAACGACCCCAACGCCTCAGATAATAGACGTGTCGAATACGACGACGAAGAAGAGGTGCTCGACCGTCTCGAGTCTCTTGGTTATCGATAA